Proteins from one Trueperaceae bacterium genomic window:
- a CDS encoding ABC transporter permease, whose product MTTAPRDAGPTAPSRPPWRDALRRFARHRLAMTGAALVALLVFAALFGRAVAPYDPLAMDFGARFAPPSLAHPFGTDDFGRDVFSRILYGARVSLQVAFIAVGLSGTVGIALGLAAGYLGGWIDEVVMRLMDVLFAFPAVLLAITVMAVLGRGVGNAMIAIAIVYVPIFARVTRGAVLSVRGREYVTSARALGARGDRVMLRHVLPNAVGPILVQTSLSLAFAILAEAALSFFGLGTQPPDPSWGRMLSEGRGFLRQAPWMGIFPGLAIMVSVLGFNFLGDGLRDLLDPRTSRR is encoded by the coding sequence ATGACGACCGCCCCCCGCGACGCCGGCCCCACCGCCCCCTCCCGCCCACCGTGGCGCGACGCGCTGCGACGCTTCGCCCGCCACCGCCTGGCGATGACCGGCGCCGCCCTGGTCGCGCTGCTCGTGTTCGCCGCCCTGTTCGGGCGCGCCGTCGCGCCGTACGACCCCCTGGCGATGGATTTCGGGGCGCGCTTCGCGCCGCCCAGCCTCGCGCACCCGTTCGGCACCGACGACTTCGGTCGCGACGTCTTCAGCCGCATCCTGTACGGCGCCCGCGTCTCGCTGCAGGTCGCCTTCATCGCCGTCGGCCTCAGCGGCACGGTCGGCATCGCGCTCGGGCTCGCCGCCGGCTACCTCGGCGGGTGGATCGACGAGGTCGTGATGCGCCTCATGGACGTCCTGTTCGCCTTCCCCGCCGTCCTGCTCGCGATCACCGTCATGGCGGTCCTGGGGCGCGGCGTCGGCAACGCCATGATCGCGATCGCGATCGTGTACGTCCCCATCTTCGCGCGCGTGACGCGCGGCGCGGTCCTCTCCGTCCGCGGTCGCGAGTACGTCACCTCCGCCCGCGCCCTCGGGGCGCGCGGCGACCGCGTGATGCTCCGGCACGTGCTGCCGAACGCCGTCGGGCCGATCCTCGTCCAGACGTCGCTCAGCCTCGCCTTCGCCATCCTCGCCGAAGCCGCCCTGTCGTTCTTCGGGCTCGGGACGCAACCCCCCGACCCGAGCTGGGGTCGCATGTTGTCGGAGGGCCGCGGCTTCCTGCGGCAGGCCCCGTGGATGGGGATCTTCCCCGGCCTCG
- a CDS encoding ABC transporter permease: MSIRYLLRRLATLGLVLLGVSIVVFSVQPLLPGSAARVRLGVQATDEAVAALEARMGLDRPLVVQYLDWAGGIVLRGDFGDSMVTGTPIRDEIVRRVPATVGLAFAALVVGLAIALPLGLLSALKPGGKRDLAASIFSQVGVSIPDFWMGILFILLFAETLGWLPSSGYAPLSAGLGAWASHLVLPALTAGLISGSIMTRFVRSALLEVLGMDYVRTARAKGVAARRVLTKHVLRNAAISIVTIIGLQMATLLSSIVVIEIIFAWPGLGQLALNATLQRDYPVLQASVLMAAVAFTVVNLLTDLSYVLLDPSVEVA; this comes from the coding sequence ATGTCCATCCGCTACCTGCTGCGCCGCCTCGCCACCCTCGGCCTCGTGCTGCTCGGGGTGTCGATCGTCGTGTTCAGCGTCCAACCGCTCCTGCCCGGCAGCGCCGCCCGCGTCCGCCTCGGCGTGCAGGCCACCGACGAGGCGGTCGCCGCCCTCGAGGCCCGCATGGGGCTGGACCGCCCCCTCGTCGTGCAGTACCTCGACTGGGCCGGCGGCATCGTCCTGCGCGGCGACTTCGGCGACAGCATGGTGACGGGCACCCCCATCCGCGACGAGATCGTGCGGCGCGTCCCCGCCACCGTCGGGCTGGCGTTCGCCGCGCTCGTCGTCGGCCTCGCCATCGCCCTCCCCCTCGGTCTGCTCTCCGCGCTGAAGCCCGGCGGGAAACGCGACCTCGCCGCCTCGATCTTCAGTCAGGTCGGCGTCTCGATCCCCGACTTCTGGATGGGCATCCTGTTCATCCTCCTGTTCGCCGAGACCCTCGGGTGGCTCCCCAGCTCCGGCTACGCGCCGCTCTCCGCCGGCCTCGGGGCGTGGGCGTCGCACCTGGTCCTCCCCGCCCTCACGGCGGGCCTGATCAGCGGCTCGATCATGACCCGCTTCGTGCGCAGCGCCCTGCTCGAGGTGCTCGGCATGGACTACGTCCGCACCGCCCGCGCGAAGGGCGTCGCGGCCCGCCGCGTCCTGACGAAGCACGTGCTGCGCAACGCCGCAATCAGCATCGTCACGATCATCGGCCTGCAGATGGCGACGCTGCTGTCGAGCATCGTCGTGATCGAGATCATCTTCGCGTGGCCCGGCCTCGGTCAGTTGGCCCTCAACGCCACCCTGCAACGCGACTACCCGGTCCTGCAGGCGTCGGTGTTGATGGCCGCCGTCGCCTTCACCGTCGTCAACCTCCTGACCGACCTGTCCTACGTCCTGCTCGACCCCAGCGTCGAGGTCGCCTGA
- a CDS encoding ABC transporter substrate-binding protein: MTILRPFLLALVAALAFGVATAQTPGGTLTAAWSDTPGLDPHTTTAYNSFQVLQQTLDTLVELDANLDPVPALAESWTLSDDGLTWTFELRDDVTFSNGRPLTADDVVYTYERMLDPDVSGNAWRLSEVASIEADGDHTVRFTLNAPNAGFLAKLGSGAPFGIIARESVEDGSIDARGPIGTGPFVITDFQPGTSITLERNDAYWRSDADGTPLPYLDALQLNVIPDESVKRSALVSGDVDWSLSVPLQAIEELEARDDVVIDTTPAPSYHYVGLNTEVEPLDDVRVRRAIAEAIDREQIAEAATFGTGTATQDPIPSTSRWAIDYAPYGGDLDAARALLEEAGVADGFSIDLMATTAYPQDVRAAQVIQAQLAPLGIDVTIDTREFGDWLERQAQGSYDTLILSWLVLLDPDDFFYAQHKSDGSFNVTGYENETLDDLLLRGRGETEFAARYAIYEQVNREIVRDAPFIYLYNPANVQAYRPAVEGYAARADQTIRFVTTWLND; this comes from the coding sequence ATGACCATCCTCCGACCGTTCCTCCTCGCCCTCGTCGCCGCGCTGGCGTTCGGCGTCGCGACCGCGCAAACCCCCGGCGGGACGCTCACCGCCGCCTGGAGCGACACGCCCGGCCTCGACCCGCACACCACGACGGCGTACAACTCGTTCCAGGTGCTGCAGCAGACCCTCGACACCCTCGTCGAGCTCGACGCGAACCTCGACCCCGTCCCCGCCCTCGCCGAATCCTGGACGCTGAGCGACGACGGCCTCACGTGGACCTTCGAGCTCCGCGACGACGTCACGTTCTCCAACGGCCGCCCCCTCACCGCCGACGACGTCGTCTACACGTACGAACGCATGCTCGACCCCGACGTCTCGGGCAACGCCTGGCGCCTCTCGGAGGTCGCGAGCATCGAGGCGGACGGCGACCACACGGTGCGCTTCACCCTGAACGCCCCCAACGCCGGCTTCCTCGCCAAACTCGGGAGCGGCGCGCCGTTCGGGATCATCGCCCGCGAATCGGTCGAGGACGGCTCCATCGACGCGCGCGGCCCCATCGGCACCGGCCCGTTCGTGATCACCGACTTCCAGCCCGGCACGAGCATCACGCTGGAACGCAACGACGCCTACTGGCGCAGCGACGCGGACGGCACGCCCCTGCCGTACCTCGACGCCCTGCAGCTGAACGTCATCCCCGACGAATCCGTCAAGCGCAGCGCGCTCGTGAGCGGCGACGTCGACTGGAGCCTCAGCGTCCCGCTGCAAGCGATCGAGGAGCTCGAGGCGCGCGACGACGTGGTGATCGACACCACCCCCGCCCCCAGCTACCACTACGTCGGCCTCAACACCGAGGTCGAACCGCTCGACGACGTCCGCGTCCGCCGCGCCATCGCCGAAGCGATCGACCGCGAACAGATCGCCGAAGCCGCCACCTTCGGGACCGGCACCGCCACGCAGGACCCCATCCCCTCCACCAGCCGGTGGGCGATCGACTACGCGCCGTACGGCGGCGACCTCGACGCCGCCCGCGCGCTGCTCGAGGAGGCCGGCGTCGCGGACGGCTTCTCGATCGACCTGATGGCGACCACCGCCTACCCGCAGGACGTGCGCGCCGCGCAGGTCATCCAGGCGCAACTCGCGCCGCTCGGCATCGACGTCACGATCGACACGCGCGAGTTCGGCGATTGGCTCGAACGCCAAGCGCAGGGCAGCTACGACACGCTGATCCTCTCCTGGCTCGTGCTGCTCGATCCCGACGACTTCTTCTACGCGCAACACAAGAGCGACGGCTCGTTCAACGTCACCGGGTACGAAAACGAGACGCTCGACGACCTGCTGCTGCGCGGCCGCGGCGAGACCGAGTTCGCCGCCCGCTACGCGATCTACGAACAGGTGAACCGCGAGATCGTCCGCGACGCGCCGTTCATCTACCTCTACAACCCCGCCAACGTCCAGGCCTACCGGCCCGCCGTCGAGGGCTACGCCGCCCGCGCCGACCAGACGATCCGCTTCGTCACGACCTGGCTGAACGACTGA
- a CDS encoding Lrp/AsnC family transcriptional regulator has product MGTPWYRQLDPTDRAIVDLLREDGRMAFREVARRIGVSESMVRKRVARLLEEGWMTIQAISDPLALGTPVVATTYARAHPGLVEEVTDRIARHPAARYVAIGVGSHNVVVESLHADVEELHAFLTEELGHPGITSSETVHVVKIKKSVWDWAIPGEPEPDDVPDPVGSAS; this is encoded by the coding sequence GTGGGCACCCCCTGGTATCGCCAACTCGACCCGACCGACCGTGCCATCGTCGACCTCCTCCGCGAGGACGGCCGCATGGCCTTTCGCGAGGTGGCGCGCCGCATCGGGGTGTCGGAATCCATGGTCCGAAAACGCGTCGCACGCCTGCTCGAGGAGGGCTGGATGACGATCCAAGCGATCTCCGACCCCCTCGCGCTCGGGACGCCGGTCGTCGCGACGACCTACGCCCGCGCCCACCCCGGTCTGGTGGAGGAGGTCACCGACCGCATCGCGCGCCACCCCGCCGCGCGCTACGTCGCCATCGGCGTCGGCAGCCACAACGTGGTCGTCGAATCCCTCCACGCCGACGTCGAGGAACTCCACGCGTTCCTCACCGAGGAGCTGGGCCACCCGGGGATCACGTCCAGCGAGACCGTGCACGTCGTGAAGATCAAGAAGAGCGTCTGGGACTGGGCGATCCCCGGGGAGCCCGAACCGGACGACGTTCCCGACCCCGTAGGGAGTGCCTCATGA
- a CDS encoding amino acid racemase gives MIPAADPARVTVGVIGGMGPAATWAFGEAVLAATPAATEQGHLRLLVDADPAIPDRNAAMAGEGPSPAPILAAKGAALRDAGADLVCMPCVTAHAFADPLRAAVGDAWVDAVEASADAVRAAAPAAGRVGVIATTSTWRAGHVPGALAGRGLAVVDAPEDERAAWMDLIYAVKGGRYGAAERAAARALAARSVAAGAEVLLAACTEVPLLLRDGDAAVPVVAASEALAAAVVARAGAR, from the coding sequence GTGATCCCCGCCGCCGACCCGGCCCGCGTCACGGTGGGGGTGATCGGGGGGATGGGGCCCGCGGCGACGTGGGCGTTCGGCGAGGCGGTGCTCGCCGCGACGCCGGCCGCGACCGAGCAGGGGCACCTGCGGCTGCTGGTGGACGCCGACCCCGCGATTCCGGACCGGAACGCGGCGATGGCGGGGGAGGGTCCCTCCCCCGCCCCGATCCTGGCGGCGAAGGGGGCGGCGTTGCGCGACGCCGGCGCGGACCTCGTGTGCATGCCGTGCGTCACGGCGCACGCCTTCGCGGATCCGCTGCGCGCCGCGGTCGGCGACGCGTGGGTGGACGCCGTCGAGGCGAGCGCGGACGCGGTCCGCGCCGCCGCTCCTGCCGCGGGGCGGGTCGGCGTGATCGCGACGACGTCGACGTGGCGGGCGGGGCACGTGCCCGGCGCCCTCGCGGGGCGGGGGCTGGCGGTGGTGGACGCGCCGGAGGACGAGCGGGCGGCGTGGATGGACCTGATCTACGCGGTGAAGGGCGGGCGGTACGGGGCGGCCGAGCGCGCCGCGGCGCGGGCCCTCGCCGCGCGGAGCGTCGCGGCGGGCGCGGAGGTGCTGCTGGCGGCCTGCACCGAGGTGCCGCTGCTGCTGCGCGACGGCGACGCGGCGGTCCCGGTGGTGGCGGCGAGCGAGGCGTTGGCGGCGGCCGTCGTCGCGCGCGCCGGGGCGCGCTGA